Proteins from a genomic interval of Cyanobium sp. AMD-g:
- a CDS encoding cytochrome b/b6 domain-containing protein yields MIATSPSPARGPSPLWTRAFHAFNLLVLLLMAASGLQIYNANPVFGGREGATVPELFTLGGWLAGGRDWHFGIMGLYGANLGLWIGLLLQRRHRRLAGTGDLGTLRSSVNPPRRRLASHRITYTLMLIVLAFSLITGLAMYKPAQLWWLVSLFAFAEPAGHSSWQTLRVCHLATIPAIALLLVAHVVLSWRVGGLRLLRAMFL; encoded by the coding sequence GTGATCGCCACGTCCCCCTCCCCTGCCCGAGGCCCCAGCCCCCTGTGGACCCGGGCCTTCCACGCCTTCAACCTGCTGGTGCTTCTGCTGATGGCCGCTAGCGGCCTGCAGATCTACAACGCCAATCCGGTTTTCGGCGGGAGGGAAGGGGCCACCGTGCCCGAGCTGTTCACCCTGGGCGGCTGGCTGGCCGGTGGCCGCGATTGGCACTTCGGCATCATGGGTCTCTATGGGGCCAATCTGGGGCTCTGGATCGGTCTGCTGCTGCAGCGGCGCCATCGGCGACTGGCCGGTACGGGTGATCTGGGCACCCTGCGCAGCAGCGTCAACCCCCCCAGACGGCGCCTGGCCAGCCACCGGATCACGTACACCCTGATGCTGATCGTGCTGGCCTTCAGCCTGATCACCGGACTGGCCATGTACAAACCGGCCCAGTTGTGGTGGCTGGTGTCGCTGTTCGCCTTCGCCGAGCCCGCCGGTCACTCCAGCTGGCAGACCCTGCGGGTGTGTCACCTGGCCACCATCCCGGCCATCGCCCTGCTGCTGGTGGCGCACGTGGTGCTCTCCTGGCGGGTGGGAGGCCTGCGGCTCTTGCGGGCGATGTTTCTCTGA
- a CDS encoding molybdopterin-dependent oxidoreductase, with protein MASSSDPLSRRRSLGLLLGGGSSLLLGGCALNDWSETVGEATQPLNERIEALLQGKRKLPEFRRSQVEPTALLINSFNGMPEIAPGSYRLAVNGVVSRPLQLDLAALAALPQQECVIRHVCVEGWAAIVAWSGPRLADVLALAGPSPLGAYLAIRSADQYFETWDLASARHPQTLLATHMNGVPLPAANGAPVRLASPIKLGYKQSKWVTGLELMTSLGERLGTWEDQGYEWFAGL; from the coding sequence ATGGCTTCTTCCTCCGACCCCCTGAGTCGCCGCCGGTCCCTGGGCCTGCTGCTTGGGGGCGGCTCGTCCCTGCTGCTCGGTGGCTGTGCCCTCAACGACTGGAGCGAGACGGTGGGGGAGGCCACCCAGCCGCTGAACGAACGGATCGAGGCTCTGCTCCAGGGGAAGCGCAAGCTGCCCGAGTTCCGTCGCAGCCAGGTGGAGCCCACGGCCCTACTGATCAACAGCTTCAACGGCATGCCCGAGATCGCGCCTGGCAGCTACCGGCTGGCCGTCAACGGGGTGGTGAGCCGTCCGCTGCAGCTGGATCTGGCGGCCCTGGCCGCGCTGCCCCAGCAGGAGTGCGTCATCCGCCACGTCTGCGTGGAGGGCTGGGCGGCGATCGTCGCCTGGTCGGGACCGCGGCTGGCCGATGTGCTGGCCCTGGCGGGCCCCTCTCCCCTGGGCGCCTATCTGGCGATCCGATCGGCCGATCAGTACTTCGAAACCTGGGATCTGGCCTCCGCCCGGCACCCCCAGACCCTGCTCGCCACCCACATGAACGGGGTACCGCTGCCCGCGGCCAACGGCGCTCCTGTACGACTCGCCAGCCCCATCAAGCTCGGCTACAAGCAGAGCAAGTGGGTCACCGGCCTCGAACTGATGACCAGCCTGGGTGAACGGCTGGGCACCTGGGAGGACCAGGGCTACGAGTGGTTCGCCGGGCTCTGA
- a CDS encoding cytochrome c biogenesis protein DipZ produces the protein MALPLLAYLAGLLTILSPCILPVLPFVFSRVGHSFRSNTLPLLAGMVLTFAAMASLAVLGGSWVVQAHRWGRMAALALLALFGLALLWPALADRLSRPLVSLGASLSRRSDRAQRRGEAIAASALLGVAVGLLWAPCAGPILGMILTGAALRGDNTGTALLLLLAYGLGAATSLAVALLAGGRLANTLRRSLGAGVWLRRGLGAAVLAAVGVSTMGLEQTAFAGWALADTNRLEQALLARIPPPEAASESAPALSRLPVLGTLPPFPKGATWLNSPPLSRDQLWGKVVLVDIWTYSCINCLRTLPHVRAWASKYKDHGLVVIGVHSPEFAFERDLGNVRAAVRKLGLTYPVVIDNNFAIWKSFNNRYWPAFYFIDSQGRIRRTHFGEGAYDTSERTIQELLREAGQKDVPTGLVRP, from the coding sequence ATGGCCCTGCCCTTGCTGGCCTATCTCGCCGGCCTGCTGACCATCCTTAGCCCCTGCATCCTGCCTGTGCTGCCCTTCGTGTTCAGCCGGGTGGGTCATTCCTTCCGGAGCAACACCCTGCCCCTGCTGGCCGGCATGGTGTTGACCTTCGCCGCCATGGCGAGCCTGGCGGTCCTGGGCGGCAGCTGGGTGGTGCAGGCCCACCGGTGGGGGCGGATGGCGGCCCTGGCGCTGCTGGCCCTGTTCGGCCTCGCGTTGCTCTGGCCGGCCTTGGCCGATCGACTCAGCCGGCCCTTGGTAAGCCTGGGCGCCAGCCTTTCGCGCCGCTCCGATCGAGCGCAACGGCGGGGCGAGGCCATCGCCGCCTCGGCCCTGCTGGGGGTGGCGGTTGGGCTGCTGTGGGCTCCGTGCGCCGGGCCGATCCTTGGGATGATCCTCACCGGAGCGGCCCTGCGGGGGGACAACACCGGCACCGCCCTGCTGCTCCTGCTGGCCTACGGCCTGGGTGCTGCCACCTCCCTGGCGGTAGCACTGCTGGCCGGCGGTCGACTGGCCAACACTCTCAGACGCTCGCTGGGGGCCGGTGTCTGGCTGCGCCGCGGGCTGGGGGCCGCCGTGCTTGCGGCGGTGGGGGTGAGCACCATGGGCCTGGAACAGACCGCCTTCGCCGGCTGGGCCCTGGCGGACACCAACCGACTCGAGCAGGCCCTGCTCGCCAGAATTCCGCCCCCCGAGGCAGCCAGCGAGAGCGCCCCTGCGTTGAGCCGCCTGCCCGTGCTGGGCACGCTGCCGCCCTTTCCGAAGGGGGCCACCTGGCTCAATTCGCCGCCCCTCAGCCGCGACCAGCTCTGGGGGAAGGTGGTGCTGGTGGACATCTGGACCTACTCCTGCATCAACTGCCTGCGCACCCTGCCCCATGTGCGGGCCTGGGCCAGCAAGTACAAGGACCACGGCCTGGTAGTGATCGGTGTTCATTCCCCCGAGTTCGCCTTCGAGCGCGACCTCGGCAATGTGCGAGCCGCCGTCCGCAAGCTGGGCCTCACCTATCCGGTGGTGATCGACAACAACTTCGCCATCTGGAAATCCTTCAACAACAGGTACTGGCCGGCCTTCTATTTCATCGACAGCCAGGGCCGTATCCGGCGTACTCATTTCGGAGAAGGCGCCTACGACACCTCCGAACGGACAATTCAGGAGTTGCTGCGCGAAGCCGGCCAGAAGGACGTGCCCACAGGGCTGGTGCGGCCCTGA
- a CDS encoding DUF4079 domain-containing protein: MNAVDWLWLLHPALAVVLVYPLLGMVLRLARQTRDRRLTQVKHPPTVGRDHVDLGQWLAAAVVAIVLIAEAVVIATKHPLAAFEGGLPRLAMLVLVLAGSVVALAALWRVKRPLYRASFALLCWAGAIGLGLQPEVFRRSDNPLEPVFWQSHFWGGIGLVGLMLFSVASRPEIHRHLRWRRLHISANLLAALIFLAQGLTGPRDLLEIPLSWQKATVYACDYKAMRCPSPTPAVAPAAP; encoded by the coding sequence ATGAACGCCGTTGACTGGCTCTGGCTGCTCCACCCCGCCCTGGCGGTGGTGCTCGTCTACCCCCTGCTGGGCATGGTGCTGCGCTTGGCGCGCCAGACCCGTGACCGCCGCCTCACCCAGGTCAAGCATCCCCCCACCGTGGGCCGGGACCATGTCGATCTGGGCCAGTGGTTGGCTGCGGCCGTGGTGGCGATCGTGTTGATCGCCGAAGCGGTGGTGATCGCGACGAAGCACCCCCTGGCGGCCTTCGAGGGGGGACTGCCGAGGCTGGCGATGCTGGTGCTAGTGCTGGCCGGCTCGGTGGTGGCGCTGGCCGCGCTGTGGCGCGTGAAGCGGCCCCTCTACCGGGCCAGCTTCGCCCTGCTCTGCTGGGCCGGAGCGATCGGCCTGGGCCTGCAGCCCGAGGTGTTCCGTCGCAGCGACAACCCCCTGGAACCGGTGTTCTGGCAGTCGCATTTCTGGGGGGGCATCGGTCTGGTCGGGCTGATGCTGTTCTCGGTGGCCAGCCGCCCCGAGATCCACCGGCACCTGCGCTGGCGACGGCTGCACATCAGCGCCAACCTCCTGGCGGCGCTGATCTTCCTCGCCCAGGGCCTCACAGGGCCCAGGGATCTGCTCGAGATTCCGCTCAGCTGGCAGAAAGCCACCGTCTACGCCTGCGACTACAAGGCGATGCGCTGCCCGTCACCCACTCCAGCGGTGGCTCCCGCAGCCCCCTGA
- a CDS encoding DM13 domain-containing protein, which translates to MTRSPRTVLTGALTLVAAAAFSGTVLPARSLGLPQVAPITPVLGSVAQAMAKASGSFRKAEAPVSGGFSISEQGGRTVLTLSGDFKTNDMAPDLWVAFSPSATPLAMSKAPAFPLKPGSYTLLSKLKSSKGGQSYVIPASIDLKAQKSVLIWCQKFNATMAWAPLKP; encoded by the coding sequence ATGACCCGCTCCCCCCGCACCGTCCTCACCGGCGCCCTCACCCTGGTGGCGGCGGCGGCCTTCTCCGGCACCGTCCTCCCCGCCCGCAGCCTCGGCCTCCCCCAGGTCGCGCCGATCACCCCCGTCCTGGGTTCGGTGGCCCAGGCCATGGCGAAGGCCAGCGGCAGCTTCCGCAAGGCGGAGGCTCCGGTCAGCGGCGGCTTCTCGATCAGCGAGCAGGGCGGCAGGACGGTGCTCACCCTCAGCGGCGACTTCAAGACCAACGACATGGCCCCCGATCTCTGGGTGGCCTTCAGCCCCTCCGCCACGCCCCTGGCGATGAGCAAGGCTCCCGCCTTTCCCCTCAAGCCCGGCAGCTACACGCTGCTCTCGAAGCTGAAATCCAGCAAGGGGGGCCAGAGCTACGTGATCCCCGCCTCGATCGACCTCAAGGCCCAGAAATCGGTGCTGATCTGGTGCCAGAAGTTCAACGCCACCATGGCCTGGGCACCCCTCAAGCCCTGA
- a CDS encoding DMT family transporter, translating into MTVPISMGSTRRPVPGLLPLLLYVLLRGLDATVLKGLQELGLANPVQGENPISFCNVFFLAQLTVALAALIPGRRSLGNDLAQLGPADRRLLALHGGLGLFLGPVAYYLALESLSVISQTLLFALVLPVSAVLARWLLGEALPAGFRLSLVLIGAGLVLPQAATAMGSGRMDDAAGLAWALVGVLAFAGSAVSGRAIAARRWPASVAVGVPTLLSALVFAAIALVLFGPQHFLLLRLWWVVGVIGLYAITLSLGRELALRQAYRRCSVAVVSLWSSLALVVAVLSAALLLGEPLGIPVLAGAALVLAGVFVSRRPGPIRSRPSPVSEARHPR; encoded by the coding sequence ATGACGGTGCCGATTTCGATGGGCAGCACTCGGCGGCCGGTCCCGGGTCTGCTGCCGCTGCTGCTCTATGTGCTGCTGCGGGGGCTGGATGCCACCGTGCTCAAGGGACTGCAGGAGCTCGGTCTGGCCAATCCGGTGCAGGGCGAGAACCCGATCAGTTTCTGCAACGTGTTCTTCCTGGCCCAGCTCACGGTGGCTCTGGCGGCGCTGATCCCCGGACGGCGCAGCCTGGGCAACGACCTGGCGCAGCTGGGGCCAGCTGACCGGCGCCTGCTCGCCCTCCACGGCGGCCTGGGCCTGTTCCTCGGGCCCGTGGCCTACTACCTCGCCCTGGAATCCCTGTCGGTGATCAGCCAGACGCTGCTGTTCGCCCTGGTGTTGCCCGTCTCCGCCGTGCTGGCGCGCTGGCTGCTCGGGGAGGCGCTCCCCGCCGGCTTCCGGCTCAGCCTGGTGCTGATCGGTGCCGGGCTGGTGCTGCCCCAGGCAGCCACGGCCATGGGCAGCGGCCGGATGGATGACGCCGCCGGCCTCGCGTGGGCCCTGGTGGGGGTGCTGGCCTTCGCCGGCTCGGCCGTCAGCGGCCGCGCCATCGCCGCCCGCCGCTGGCCGGCATCGGTGGCTGTCGGCGTTCCCACCCTGCTGAGCGCCCTGGTCTTCGCGGCCATCGCCCTGGTGCTGTTCGGACCGCAGCATTTCCTGCTGTTGCGCCTCTGGTGGGTGGTGGGGGTGATCGGCCTCTACGCCATCACCCTCTCCCTGGGCCGCGAACTGGCCTTGCGCCAGGCCTATCGCCGCTGCAGCGTGGCGGTCGTCTCCCTCTGGAGCTCCCTGGCCCTGGTGGTGGCGGTCCTCAGCGCCGCCCTGTTGCTGGGGGAACCGCTGGGCATCCCCGTGCTGGCCGGTGCGGCCCTGGTGCTGGCCGGTGTGTTCGTCAGCCGCCGGCCGGGCCCCATCCGATCGCGGCCTTCGCCGGTATCCGAAGCACGGCACCCCCGCTGA
- a CDS encoding sigma-70 family RNA polymerase sigma factor, which produces MNPSDAEAPPRRPPLRGALEGATDAAADLAELYDSCSGPVYRLALRLCRSSHEAEDLTHDVFLRYWQQGRYDPARGPVLAYLLLLTRSMAINRLNQRANRWQLVQRWSEHLFPAAVPTPHDRAESEDLAERVRGALAAIPANQRQVLEMAYYEGLSQSAIGALLKLPLGTVKTRARQGLIRLRALLHDSPDQP; this is translated from the coding sequence GTGAATCCCTCCGACGCCGAAGCCCCCCCCCGCCGTCCCCCCCTGCGGGGCGCCCTCGAGGGTGCCACCGATGCTGCCGCCGATCTGGCGGAGTTGTACGACAGCTGCAGCGGTCCGGTGTACCGCCTGGCCCTGCGGTTGTGCCGCTCCAGCCACGAAGCCGAAGACCTCACCCATGACGTCTTCCTGCGCTACTGGCAGCAGGGGCGTTACGACCCGGCCCGGGGTCCGGTTCTGGCCTATCTGCTGCTGCTGACGCGCTCGATGGCCATCAACCGCCTCAACCAGCGCGCCAACCGCTGGCAGCTGGTGCAACGCTGGTCGGAGCACCTGTTCCCAGCGGCCGTGCCAACGCCCCACGACCGTGCCGAATCCGAGGATCTGGCCGAGAGGGTGCGGGGCGCCCTCGCGGCCATCCCCGCCAACCAGCGTCAGGTGCTGGAGATGGCCTACTACGAGGGGCTGAGCCAGTCGGCGATCGGCGCGCTGCTGAAGCTGCCCCTCGGCACCGTCAAGACCCGCGCCCGCCAGGGGCTGATCCGCCTGCGCGCCCTGCTTCACGACTCGCCCGACCAGCCATGA
- a CDS encoding anti-sigma factor domain-containing protein: MTSDTTPADADRIDALLAGHALGDLEEAEREQLAVLLRQRPELRLRQEEFSTTLELLPLALPATAEPPAALRRRLLQPRPQRGQWRRWLGPSLLAVGVLLLGGELYQTRQQLADLQRQWPPPALPGERRMLPLQAVQPGQTASGEVLVTGNRTHNLLKLTDLPALPPHHTYRLWATVKGRTVGCVHFVPNVRGQVAMPIPLSPTSEASGVSISVEGDPTGTVPRGPMVLTSSI; the protein is encoded by the coding sequence ATGACATCCGACACCACCCCTGCCGACGCCGACCGCATCGACGCCCTGCTGGCAGGCCATGCCCTGGGAGACCTGGAAGAAGCCGAGCGGGAGCAGCTGGCCGTGCTGCTGCGGCAGCGGCCCGAGCTACGCCTGCGCCAGGAGGAGTTCAGCACCACCCTGGAATTGCTGCCGCTGGCGCTGCCGGCCACGGCGGAGCCTCCCGCCGCCCTGCGCCGGCGCCTGCTGCAACCCCGCCCCCAGCGGGGTCAGTGGCGGCGTTGGCTGGGCCCCTCCCTGCTGGCCGTCGGCGTGCTGCTGCTGGGCGGTGAGCTCTACCAGACCCGCCAGCAACTGGCTGACCTGCAGCGGCAGTGGCCGCCACCCGCCCTGCCCGGTGAACGCCGGATGTTGCCCCTGCAGGCGGTGCAGCCTGGCCAGACGGCCTCGGGGGAGGTGCTGGTCACCGGCAACCGCACCCACAACCTGCTGAAGCTCACCGACCTGCCGGCGTTGCCGCCCCATCACACCTACCGGCTCTGGGCCACCGTGAAGGGGCGGACCGTGGGATGCGTCCATTTCGTGCCCAACGTCCGCGGCCAGGTGGCCATGCCCATCCCCCTGTCGCCCACCAGCGAGGCCAGCGGAGTCAGCATCAGCGTCGAGGGCGACCCCACCGGCACGGTCCCCAGGGGACCCATGGTGCTCACCAGTTCGATCTGA
- a CDS encoding cupin domain-containing protein, with protein sequence MAVFPFPTDVHADLGQRAVVDSDALPWLPSPLAGVERRLLDRDGGEVARATSLVRYAPASSFSPHRHGGGEEFLVLEGVFSDEHGDYGPGTYVRNPVGSAHAPFSAAGCTILVKLRQMDPADQTRVVIDTRRSVFVPGLVAGLTVLPLHGFGTEQVALVRWQPDTRFPLHAHPGGEEIFVLDGVFEDEQGAYPAGTWLRNPPGSRHAPFSGSGCLIWVKTGHLGQASSA encoded by the coding sequence ATGGCCGTCTTTCCCTTCCCTACCGACGTGCATGCCGATCTGGGCCAGCGGGCCGTCGTCGACAGCGATGCGCTGCCCTGGCTCCCCTCCCCCCTGGCCGGGGTGGAGCGGCGCCTGCTGGATCGCGACGGCGGCGAGGTCGCCCGGGCCACCTCGCTCGTCCGCTACGCCCCCGCCAGCAGCTTTTCCCCCCATCGCCACGGCGGCGGCGAAGAGTTCCTTGTGCTGGAGGGTGTCTTTTCGGATGAGCACGGTGACTACGGCCCGGGCACCTACGTGCGCAACCCGGTCGGCTCCGCCCATGCCCCCTTCAGTGCGGCCGGCTGCACCATCCTGGTGAAACTGCGGCAGATGGATCCGGCCGACCAGACGCGGGTCGTGATCGACACCCGGCGCTCTGTCTTCGTGCCTGGCCTGGTCGCGGGCCTGACCGTGCTGCCCCTGCACGGCTTCGGGACCGAACAGGTGGCCCTGGTGCGCTGGCAGCCGGACACCCGCTTCCCTCTCCACGCCCATCCCGGGGGCGAGGAGATCTTCGTGCTCGACGGGGTGTTCGAAGACGAGCAGGGTGCCTATCCGGCGGGCACCTGGCTGCGCAACCCGCCCGGCAGCCGCCATGCGCCCTTCAGTGGCAGCGGCTGCCTGATCTGGGTCAAGA